Within Actinosynnema pretiosum, the genomic segment GCCGATCTTGATCGTGATCGTGGTGCCCTTGGGGGCCTTCGTGCCGTGCATCGGGTTCTGCTCGACGACCTTGTCGACCTTCGCCGGGTCGCTGGTCTCCACCCGCTCCTGGTTCGTGTCCAGCTTCCAGTCCTCGCCGAGCTTGGCCTGCGCGTCCGCGACGCTCAGCCCGGTCAGGTCGGGGACCTCGATGTCGTCGGGGTTCGTGCCCACCATGACGGTGATCTTGCTGTTGCGGTCGACCGACTTGCCGCTCGCGGGGCTGGTCTCCAGCACCCGGTCGACGTCCTTGGCCGGGTCGCACTTGGGCTGGCTGCCCGGCTGGCACGGCACCAGCTGCAGGTTTATCTCCAGCCCGGCGTCGGACAGCGCGCTGCGCGCCTCCGAGCTGGACTTGCCGACCAGCGTCGGCACCGTGACCTGCTTGGGGTCGCCGCCGGAGGACTCGGTGCTCCCCAGCAGCGAGGTGGTGATCCAGATCGCCAGCGCCAGCACGCCCGCGCACAGCAGGGCGACGATGGTGATCATCCACATCCGCCTGCGCGCGGCGAGGCGCTCCCGCTCCTCCTCCAGCGCGGCGCTGTAGTTGCCGGTGTCCTCGCGGTCGCGCTCCCGCTCCCGCTCGCGGACCGCCGACTGCCGGTGCCTGCCGCCGCCGCTCGTCGTCTGCACCGCCTCGGTGCGCGCGGGCGCCGAGGGCGACTGCTGGTCCAGCAGCGCGGTCCGCTCCTCGCTCGTCATCACGACGGGCGCGGACGGCCGCTGGCCGGACAGCACGCGGACCAGGTCGGCGCGCAGCTCGGCGGCCGACTGGTAGCGGTTCGCCGGGCCCTTGGCCATCGCCTTGAGCACGATGGAGTCCAGCGCCGGCGACACCTTCGGGTTCAGCGACGACGGGGACTTCGGCTCCTCCCGCACGTGCTGGTAGGCCACCGCGACCGGCGAGTCGCCGGTGAACGGGGGCTCGCCGGTGAGCAGCTCGAACAGCACGCAGCCCGACGCGTACACGTCGCTGCGGCCGTCGACCGCCTCGCCCTTCGCCTGCTCGGGCGACAGGTACTGGGCGGTGCCGATCACCGCGGCGGTCTGCGTCACGGCGGCCTGGCCGTCGTGCACGGCGCGCGCGATGCCGAAGTCCATGACCTTGACGGCGCCCGAACGGGTGATCATCACGTTCGCGGGCTTCACGTCGCGGTGCACGATGCCGTGCCGGTGGCTGAAGTCCAGCGCGGCCGACACGTCCGCCATGACCTCCATGGCGCGCTTGTTCGACAGCGGGCCCTGGGTCTTGACGATGTCGCGCAGCGTCCGCCCGTCCACGTACTCCATGACGATGTAGGGCAGCGGGCCGTACTGGGTCTCGGTCTCGCCGGTGTCGTACACGGCGACGATGGCGGGGTGGTTCAGCGCTGCGGAGTTCTGGGCCTCACGACGGAACCGCTCCTGGAACTGGGCGTCGCGGGCGAGGTCGGCGCGGAGCACCTTGATCGCCACGTCCCGGCTGAGCCGCACGTCCTTGCCCTTGTGGACCTCGGACATGCCGCCGTAGCCGAGGGTCTCCCCGAGTTCGTAGCGGTTGGAGAGCAGTCGCGGAGTGCTCATCAGTGCTTCGTCCCGCTCCTCGTCAACGGTCTCAAGCCTTGTCGTGCCCGTCGTGCGCGTTCAGCCTGCCGCCCCCCGGTTCAGGTGGGCACGCACGTGACGCGCACCCGTGAACCGATCGGCACCTCTCCCTCGGGCTCCAGCTCGCTCACCCGGCACCGCCTCGCGTCCGCGGGCGCGCCGCCCCGCTCCGAGCGGACCTCGGGCTCGACGCCGTGCCCGGTCAAGGTTGCCGCGACCTCGTCCGCGGGCGCGCCGAGGTAGTCCGCCCCGGTGATCTCCACCGTGGGCCTGCCGGGGAACCGGTCGGTCGCGTCCTCCGGAGCGGCCCTGCTCGCGGAGGGGGTGCTGCCTTGCGGGCTCGGACCGCCGGGCACCCCATCGTCCCCCGCGATCTCGCGCACGATGAGCACGCTGAGTGCGATCAGCGCGATCACCAGGAAGGCGACCATAACCCACAGCAGAGGGCGACCGCGTCCAGGATGCCGGCCCGGAGCGCCCGGCGGGTGGAAAGCACCCGTGTGCGGGCCTGCCGCGGGAGGGTGGATGGGCTGCATCCCCGGACGCGAACCGGGGTGCGTCACGGGGATGCCGGGGTGGGTGAGCTGCGCCGGTGGCGTGAGCTGCTGCGGGGCCATCGGCGGGGGAGCCGCCAGCTGCTGCGGCGGCGCGAGCTGCGCCGGGAGCTGCTGCGACGGCATCGGCTGCTGCGGCATCGGCGGCGCGCTCATGGGCTGGGCCTGCAGGGGCTGGACCTGCATGGACTGCGCTTGCACGGGCTGCGCCTGCATGGGCTGGGCTTGCAACTGCTGCACGGGGAGCTGCTGCGAGGGCGGCGCCTGCGGCGGGGGAGCCAGCTGCGGCCCGCCCACCGCCATCGCCAGCCCGGACGGCGCGGGCAGCGGCTGACCGGCCCGCACCGCGGCCACCGCCGAGGCGAACTCGCCGCCGTTGCGGTACCGCTGCCTCGGGTCCTTGACCAGCGTCGCCTCGATCAGCGCCCGCACCGCGGGCGGCACGTCCGGCGGCAGCGGCGGCGCGACGTCCCTGATGTGCATCATCGCCACGGTCACCGCGTTCTCCGACCGGAACGGCCGGTGCCCGACGAGGCACTCGTAACCGCACACGGCCAGCGCGTACACGTCGCTCGCGGGCTCCGCGTCGTGCCCGGTCGCCTGCTCGGGGGCGATGTAGTGGGCGGTGCCCATCACCATCCCCGACCGGGTCACCGGGGCCGCGTCAGCCGCCTTCGCGATGCCGAAGTCGGTGATCTTCACCTTGCCGTCCGGGGTCACCAGGATGTTCCCCGGCTTCACGTCCCGGTGCACCAGGCCCCGCTCGTGCGCGGCCTGCAGCGCGGTGCCCGCCTGCTCCAGCACGTCGAGCACCCGCTCGGCGTTCATCCGCCCCCTGGCGATGATCGCGGCCAGGGGCTCGCCCTCGACCAGCTCCATCACCAGGTACGCGGTGTCCTCCGGCCCGTCGGGCTCGGAGGCCGTCTCCCCGTAGTCGTGCACCCCGGCGATGCCGGGGTGGTTCAGCGACGCGGTGGTCCGGGCCTCGATGCGGAACCGGTTCAGGAACTCGGCGTCCCCGCTCAGCTCCGCCTTCAGCACCTTCACCGCGACGTTGCGGTCCAACCGGGTGTCGGCGGCCTCCCAGACCTCACCCATGCCGCCGACGGCGATCCGCCTGGTGAGGCGGTACCGCTCGGCGAGGAGCTGGCCGGAGGACAGCATCACCTGCTCCCGAGGTAGCTGCTGATCACCGCGCGGCCGATCGGCGCGGCCACCCGGCCGCCGGTCGCGTTGCCGCCGCTCTGGCCGCCGCTCTTCTCGACGATGACGGCGAGCGCGATCTGCGGGTCGTTCGCCGGGGCGAACGCGGTGTACCAGGCGTGCGGGTTCGGGGTCGAGCCCGCGCCCCACTCGGCGGTGCCGGTCTTCGAGGCGATCTGGATGTTGCTGAGCTTGCCCGTGCCGCCCGCCTTGTTCTCGGCGGCGATCATCATCTCGGTCAGCAGCTGGGCGCTGTCCTCGGACATGGCCTCCTCGACCTCGTCCGGCTTCGTCTCGTCGACGGTGGCCGTGTCGGTGCCGAGGATCTTGTCCACCAGGTACGGCTTCATCCGGACGCCCTTGTTGGCGATGGTCGCGACCATCACCGCGTTCGCCAGCGGGGTCACCTGGACGTCGCGCTGGCCGATGCCGGTCTGGAAGAGCGCCGCCTGGTCCGGGATCGGGCCGATCGTGGAGGCCGCCGTGGTCATCGGGACCTGGAACTTCTGGTCGTCGATGCCGAACTTCGCCGCCTGCTCGCGCAGCTTCGCGGTGCCGAGGTCGCCCGCCAGCTTCGCGAACGCGGTGTTGCACGACTCGGCGATCGCCTGCTCCAGCGTCGCGTTGACGCCGTTGTTGCAGTTGTTGCCGTTGAAGTTCGGCAGCTCGGTGTTCGTGCCGGGCAGCGTGATGGTGGGGCGCGCGTCGACCTGGGTCGACTTGTCCATGCCCTCTTCCAGGCCCGCCGCCGCCACGACCAGCTTGAACGTCGAGCCGGGCGGGTAGGTCCAGGACAGGGCGCGGTTGGCGTCGGGCTGCGCCGCGTTGTCCTGGGTGACCTCGGCCCAGTACGCCTTCTCCTCCTCGCCGTCCTGCACGGCCAGCTTGTTCGGGTCGAACGAGGGCGTGCTCACCAGCGCCAGGATCTTGCCGGTCTTCGGCTCGATCGCCACGACCGCGCCGGTCCGGTCGCCCAGCGCCTCGTACGCGGCCTGCTGCGCCTTCGGGTTGATCGTCACCTGGAGGCTCGCGCCCTTGGGGTCGCGGCCGGTGATCAGGTCGGACAGCCTGCGCGTGAACAGCCGGTCGTCCTCGCCGATCAGCAGGTCGTTCTCGGCCCGCTCCAGCCCGTTGGAGCCGTAGGTGTTGGACAGGTAGCCGGTCACCGGCAGGTACATCGGCCCGTTGGCGTAGACCCGCTGCCAGCGGTCCTTGTCCGGGATCGGCGTGACCGTGGCCAGCGGCGTCCCGTCCGCGGCGATGATGCTGCCGCGCTCGCGGGAGAGCATCTCCAGCCTGCCCCGGACGTTGTACGCGTTGGTCCGGTACTCCTCGGCCTTGATCACCTGCACGTACGTCGCGTTCGCGAGCAGGATCATCATCATGACCATCATCGCGACGCCGACTCGGCGGAGCGGGGTGTTCATTTCGGTCGCTCCACCATGACAGTGAACTGGTCGGCGATCGCGGGCTGCTGCACGCGCGGCTTCACCGGCGCCTGCGGGGACCGCGCGGCGTCGGAGATGCGCAGCAGCAGCGCTACCAGGACGTAGTTGGCGAGCAGCGAGGAGCCGCCCTTGGACAGGAACGGGGCGGTGATGCCGGTCATCGGGATCAGCTTCATGACGCCGCCGATGATGATGAAGACCTGGAACGCCACCGCGAACGCGAGGCCGCCGCCGAGCAGCTTGCCGAACGTGTCGCGCACCGCCAGCGCGTTGCGCAGGCCGCGCAGCGCGAACACCGTGTAGAGCAGCAGCACGGCGGTGAGGCCGACGAGCCCCAGCTCCTCGCCGATCACGGCGGCGATGAAGTCGGTGTTCGCCTCGGGGATCTGGTCGGGGCGCCCGCCGCCGAGCCCGGCGCCGAACAGGCCGCCCGTGCCGAAGCCGAACAGCGACTGCACGATCTGGTAGCCGGCTCCCGACGGGTCCGCGAACGGGTCGACCCAGTTGTCCACGCGGGTCTGCACGTGCGTGAACATCCGCCAGGCCGCGACCGCGGCGCCCATGAACAGGGCGGTGCCGATGATGATCCACACCGCGCGCTCGGTCGCCACGTACAGCAGCACCAGCACGATGCCGAAGAACAGCAGCGACGAGCCGAGGTCCTTCTGCAGCACCATGACCGACACCACGACCGCCCACACGGCGATCAGCGGGCCGAGGTCGCGGGCGCGCGGCAGGTCCATGCCGAGGAACCGGCGGCCCGCGATGGTGAACAGGTCCCGCTTCGAGACCAGGAAGGCCGCGAAGAAGACCATCAGCAGGATCTTCGCGAACTCGCCCGGCTGGATCGAGACGCCGCCGAAGCGCAGCCAGATCTTCGCGCCGTTGATCGTCGGCGCGATGAAGCCGGGCAGCACGCCGGGCAGGATCAGCGCGACCAGGCCGATCAGGCCCGAGACGTAGCCGAACTTGGCCAGCGTGCGGTGGTCCTTGAGCAGCTTGAGCGCCGCGCAGAACAGCACCAGCGACAGGCCCGTCCACATGACCTGCTTCGGCGCGGCGGCCGACCAGGCCTCCCCGTCGACGACCACGTCGGCCATGCCCAGGTCGATCCGGTGGATCATCACCAGGCCGATCCCGTTCAGCAGCGTGACGCACGGCAGGATCACCGGGTCCGCGTAGGGCGCCCAGGTCCGCACCGCGAGGTGGGTCACGGCCAGCATCACCAGGTAGGCCAGGCCGTACCAGATGATGTTGAGCGAGAGCTCCTTCTCCTGGTTGGCCTCGACCAGCACCAGGGCGGCGGTGACCAGCACCGCGCCGAAGGCCAGGAGGAAGAGCTCGGTGCTCCGCTTGGTGGGTGGCGGTTTCAACCC encodes:
- a CDS encoding peptidoglycan D,D-transpeptidase FtsI family protein; this encodes MNTPLRRVGVAMMVMMMILLANATYVQVIKAEEYRTNAYNVRGRLEMLSRERGSIIAADGTPLATVTPIPDKDRWQRVYANGPMYLPVTGYLSNTYGSNGLERAENDLLIGEDDRLFTRRLSDLITGRDPKGASLQVTINPKAQQAAYEALGDRTGAVVAIEPKTGKILALVSTPSFDPNKLAVQDGEEEKAYWAEVTQDNAAQPDANRALSWTYPPGSTFKLVVAAAGLEEGMDKSTQVDARPTITLPGTNTELPNFNGNNCNNGVNATLEQAIAESCNTAFAKLAGDLGTAKLREQAAKFGIDDQKFQVPMTTAASTIGPIPDQAALFQTGIGQRDVQVTPLANAVMVATIANKGVRMKPYLVDKILGTDTATVDETKPDEVEEAMSEDSAQLLTEMMIAAENKAGGTGKLSNIQIASKTGTAEWGAGSTPNPHAWYTAFAPANDPQIALAVIVEKSGGQSGGNATGGRVAAPIGRAVISSYLGSR
- a CDS encoding FtsW/RodA/SpoVE family cell cycle protein; translated protein: MGSPGTGAGDTPLARASGTSPGLKPPPTKRSTELFLLAFGAVLVTAALVLVEANQEKELSLNIIWYGLAYLVMLAVTHLAVRTWAPYADPVILPCVTLLNGIGLVMIHRIDLGMADVVVDGEAWSAAAPKQVMWTGLSLVLFCAALKLLKDHRTLAKFGYVSGLIGLVALILPGVLPGFIAPTINGAKIWLRFGGVSIQPGEFAKILLMVFFAAFLVSKRDLFTIAGRRFLGMDLPRARDLGPLIAVWAVVVSVMVLQKDLGSSLLFFGIVLVLLYVATERAVWIIIGTALFMGAAVAAWRMFTHVQTRVDNWVDPFADPSGAGYQIVQSLFGFGTGGLFGAGLGGGRPDQIPEANTDFIAAVIGEELGLVGLTAVLLLYTVFALRGLRNALAVRDTFGKLLGGGLAFAVAFQVFIIIGGVMKLIPMTGITAPFLSKGGSSLLANYVLVALLLRISDAARSPQAPVKPRVQQPAIADQFTVMVERPK
- the pknB gene encoding Stk1 family PASTA domain-containing Ser/Thr kinase, which translates into the protein MSTPRLLSNRYELGETLGYGGMSEVHKGKDVRLSRDVAIKVLRADLARDAQFQERFRREAQNSAALNHPAIVAVYDTGETETQYGPLPYIVMEYVDGRTLRDIVKTQGPLSNKRAMEVMADVSAALDFSHRHGIVHRDVKPANVMITRSGAVKVMDFGIARAVHDGQAAVTQTAAVIGTAQYLSPEQAKGEAVDGRSDVYASGCVLFELLTGEPPFTGDSPVAVAYQHVREEPKSPSSLNPKVSPALDSIVLKAMAKGPANRYQSAAELRADLVRVLSGQRPSAPVVMTSEERTALLDQQSPSAPARTEAVQTTSGGGRHRQSAVRERERERDREDTGNYSAALEEERERLAARRRMWMITIVALLCAGVLALAIWITTSLLGSTESSGGDPKQVTVPTLVGKSSSEARSALSDAGLEINLQLVPCQPGSQPKCDPAKDVDRVLETSPASGKSVDRNSKITVMVGTNPDDIEVPDLTGLSVADAQAKLGEDWKLDTNQERVETSDPAKVDKVVEQNPMHGTKAPKGTTITIKIGKEPEAVTLSNVIGVQEDDARASLEQSGFKVQVKQVDSATDAGQVIAQDPGAGRVEKGSTVTLSVSKGNMVSMPDLRGMTETEAKAALRLLQWNGDLQTSKTPVSDLSQDRKVQSQQTSPGSAITKAQRITVVVGEFRPGASSAPPSN